ACAGAGATGGGGAAACccggagagacacagagacacagagagacaggcagtgaCCAAGACAGACCATGACAGGGACAGGGAACAGAAACCAGACGACAGGGCCTAAGACAGAAAGACGGAGGGAGAGGGATTGACAGATGGACTCAGAGGCAGAAGATACAGAGAGGACAGGCAGCAAGACacccagacagacagacagatgggcaagagcagaaggggcagagccTGCAGCCGAGGCCATGAAGGCCGAGGGCTCGTGGCCTCAAGGTCCCTTAGGTCTGCAGGCTTCTCCAAAGCACTTGTGCTCCAGGCTTCTGTCGGGGCTTAACTGCAGGAAAGGGGCCGGGCAATAGGACGACAGGGAAGCTAGACTGCAGAAGGACTTCCTCGAAGGGCACACAGAGGTGTTACATTCTATCCCCAACTCTAAGAGCccttatctatttttttagaagatagaatgagtgtgtgtctgtgtgtgtgtgtgcaagagagagagagagaaagagaaagagtataaAAACCATCCAGGAAAAATGGGATCAActgcaaaagcaaaaaacaacagCAGGTTTATATTAGACAGCCGGGCTGGGGAATCTATGGTGGACCaagctctgagcttcctggcagccagAGCAAAAAGGGTCACAGAACCCTGACTATAAGATTATCATTACACACCAGTACCTGGGGCCCCAGGGTGAGGGGTTATGGAGTCACAGCCAGGGTAGGGGTGGGAGCCAGTCACCTGGTGTCTCCAGGGTCACCGACTCGGAGAACTCGCCTGCAACTGCCTTGTTACAGGCTTTCACGCGAAAGTTCATGTATTTCATGTCAAACTTGAGACCTAGGAGCAACAGAGGGATCTCAACGTTGTGTACGCTCGGAGCAATAGGCCATGGTCCCTGTGTCCCATGGCAAACCCGCCACTCCTCATTCTAAGGAGCACCTGGCAAATGGCTTCTTATCCCTGAAAAACCACCTCATTCACGCGTGGGACTGTGGGTTACTTGGCTCCGCCTCCAATCCGGACCAGCCAATCAGGATGCTTTAGGAGGCAGTAACAGCAATTGGTTCAGGAATAGCATGTGACCCAAACTGGCCAATAAGAACCTTCCCTGGGACACTAGGCTTGTATTATAGAGCagagtctctgtcttctctgggcTGGCCAGCTAGGGGGAAGCTACTCTTGGGAAAGTTTATCAGCGCATTTGACAAGCCTCCTTCAGAACGCAGCCCCCAGACCCAACAAATGCAGGGAGCAAAAGTGAGCAAGTCATTTGCTGGAACCCTGGTTCCATGTGAGGTTATTTAAAGATTTCCCCTACTTCTAGGCTATGTCCCATACTCCCTTCTGTCCTCCTTTCTGTATTAGTTACTcccagtcttaaaaaataaaaagcagggacacctgggtggctcagcggtttggcacctgccttcagcccagggcatgatcctggggtcccgggatccctgcatggagcctgcttctctctctgcctgtgtctgcctctctctgtctctcatgaataaataaaatctttaaaaaataaaaataaaaagcaatcacCAAGGTGTCTTTTGTTGTCTTTCCCCTCAAGCTAAGCCTCTTTGAACAGCTATCTACATCCTTACCTCCTCTCGGTCGCCtcgctccctctccttcctctggctTTGTCAGTTTCCACCTTGTAGGACCTTCTGGCTGACCACTCCTTCCCTCTGGAACATTCTCCTTCCTTGGCAGCCATGTTATTGCGATCTCCTGGCTGCCCCACTCTGTTTGTTCTCCCCAGGTCTTCTTTGCAGGTTCCTCTCTCCTCGACACCCTTAAATGTCGAGGTGACTCCATCTGGGGCCCTTactcatctccctctgctccctgaccCCTTCTTGCCCTTCAGATACCCTTCAACCACAGGAGAACCCACAGCCTAACCTACAGCCCAGATCACATGTCCAGGTTCCTCCTGAGTGTTCCCTATGGGATGCCTGTTCTCTGATCATCCAAAGAGCACTCAGCACCCCCTGTTCTAAAACCTTCCATAGCTCCCCTTGCCTTGTAAAGACCCCACTCCTCCTCTCACTTCCCCCCACAGATGTAGGTGGCAAACTCAACAGGTTCCATAGACAAAGGTTCAGAGCGCTCTGGCCTCTGAGCCCTCTATCAGGCTGTGCTTCTGCTTAGAAGGctgttctcaaaaaaatataaataaaataaaataaaaaataaaaataataaataaataaataaatttaaaaaagaagaaggctgTTCTCCACTCACCCTTTCTCTTTCGGGCCTCAGGATGGCTGCCACTTCCTCCTGGTGCCCAAGACTGTCTCACCCTTCTCTGGATCCCTTTCTCTGAGAGTTCAGCACTTTGCTCAGTGACACCATCCACTGCCCCCAGAACCAACCAGAACTCTCTGTTTCAAAAACCTGGAACCCATCTGACTATGGATGGTCTGGACTCACAATGGGTCTCAGTTTCCTATTCTGCAAACCGACCATCGTGTTCCCCATCCTAAGCAGGTTTCACATGAGGATGAGATGGGTCGAAGCATGTCAGTTATAAACACTAAACCCAAACCCTCCTGACTGTCCAAGCCATGGAGTTGGCAGGTAGGTGACAAATAACCCCATGGGTGAGTTAGCTAGATGAGTGTACGCATCCACATCCTCAGTACCACACACCTTTGGATGGATTCAACGTCCTACCCTGCGGAATTCAATCGCTAGGAATGTTGTAGAAGGCAAGAGGGCATGGCGAGGGGGCGATGCGTCAGGAAGCCCGTGAGACAGCAGGCTTCCACCTTGATCACGGCGGCAGTTACATGAGTTTGCACACGGGAGAAAACCGCGTAAGCGATTACCCACGCACAGGCGGGTGAAGGTATGTATCACTGGGAAAATGCGGACCGACACAGCACAATGTGTTCATGTTGGTTCCTCGGATCTGACATTGAACTCCAGTCCCAGAAGCCACTGCAAGTGGCGAAAACCCAGGAACATTATTCAGCCCgaaaaaggagggaaggatgtCCCTCGGGGACACTGAGCTCAGTGAAgtgagccagacacaaaagagcaaATCCTGTCGGATTCTGCTCACATCAGGTACCAGAAGCAGTAAAAGTCACAGGGACAGGGAGTAGATGGTGGGAGCCGGGGGCTGGGGAGCTAGCGTTTAAGGGCGACAGAGTTTCCATTTTGCAGGACGGAAAGTTACGAGGACGGTATGacagttttaatagttttatgaCATTATGAATATACTTACTACTACCAAActggacacttaaaaatgatgaaaatggcaaattttgtgttatatgtattttgccataataaaaatacatatattgggGGAAAAGTGGGGTATGTTTATTCTGATTCCTATGCAAAGAATGGGTCCTCTTGCCGGCTGGTAGCTTTTCTTCCCAGCAATTAGCATGCTCATTATTAACCATGTATGCTAATTACAGATAAAGAACTGGCTGATTACAGCCCAAGAGCTATGGTGATCGTTATCTTGTCAGTGAGGCTCTCCCCCACGCTGAGGGTTTCCCTTGGCTCAAAATGGATTCTGAAACTCATTGGGGACCCCCAATTTTACCCTTCTTCAGACCCTCCCCCACCGGCTGGGGAATCCCCCATGCTTTCTGCTTTCTTACAACTGCCAAGgaaatcccaaaaccctgggaggATGCCAGCTTCACGAGCAGAGGGATTCTCGTCCGCTTTGCTCACTAgtgccagggcagggcctggtaTACTGCAGGCGCTCAATACGCTGAAATGAACAAGCGCTGGATCCTACAGGTAAGATGGGGACGGAGAAGGCCTTCTCTCCCTGGCCCGTTCCCTCGTCTGTAAAATGCTGATGATGAGATGAGCACGTGCACTGCCTGTGGGCAAAATGTTCAGCACGCAGCAAGCTACGCCCTCCACGAGGGGTGCAGCAGCGATCATCAATATcgatttcattattattactttcagcTACTCCGATCAGTTCAGCCAGGCCCCCAGCTGAAAGGGGAAAGGGGATCCTGATACTGCTGAGCTGCCCCGGGCTTGGGGTGTGTGTCAGTGGCAGGGTTGAGCTGTCCTTACCCGTCAGGGTGAACTCCGTCTGCCGGATGCCCTCAATGACCATCCAGGGCTGCTCCTCCTTGAGGCGGGGCGGGCCCTCGAAGTTGGTCCGCCGGTACTCCAGCACGTAGTGGTCAATCTTGCTGTCCTCATCCGGCATGCGCCACACCAACGTCACACAGTTGTCTGCCACCAGGGACTCGGCCAGGTCAATCACAGGGGCGCCAGGCACTGTCCAggacagagggggtgggggggatcagGGTCCTGGGCCTGCAGGGGCCCCTAACTGCAACTCCACCTGCACTACAGGCCTTCTTGGGGGCTGGGCCCCTCCGGATACCGGGGCCTGGGGAAGGAGCTTCCCCAGGGTGGGGTGATGGGGAACAGCTTTCTCAGGGTTCACCCAACAACCGGATGGGCTTTCTCAGGATTCCACCATTTAGAGGCagaatattttcagaattctCAGATAGGGTCTGGCCTTCGTGGGACTCCACCCCTTGTGGGTGGGGCCTCTCAGGTTTGGCCACCAGGGGCGGGCTTCTTCATGGCTCCACCCACAGGGGCAGGGTGTCCTCAGGGCTCCACCCCCAGGGTCAGTTCCAATGCCAGGCTTACTCGGGCCTTTTTCAGGGTACCCCAGACTCCAGGCCCCAACAAAGTTCCCTTCTCACCTGGTAGGAACTTGAGTGCCTGTAGCATCCTCCGTTCCTGTGCAAAGTCCACCATGAGGTGACTCATGTTGTCGCTGACCTTGGCCTTCAATGATAGCCGGAAGGCAGGGGCCATTGTCACACTGCAGAGAAAAGGTGGAGGCAGCCTGCTGGCAGGCATCTCAAGGTGGCCCAGGCTCTGTTCTCTGAAGTATGTGGGAGACCCACTCCCCCTGTTTCTGGTCCAGAGCTCTGGGCGTAGAGACCCTCACCTGGGTATCCCCACCTTCACACCAGGGGCAGGGCACTGGGGTGGGAACCAGATCCCAGCATCTTACCCATCTTTGATTTGCTTGGCAGCCTAGAAAAAGCaacataataaaattcaaagagTTTTCTTGATTGAATCAGAAAGCCATTATACAGACAGGAAGACTGAGACCCAGAGTGGTAGTCCCTGGCCAAAGTCCCCCACCACTGGGGCAGAAATACTTGGCTGGGCCCCAATGGGATGGGGGCAAAGATGGGCTCATACCTCCACCCCCAGTGCCTAGTGCCCATTATATCCAGTTAGCCAGTTTGGCAAATACAAATagaggatgcccagttaaatctgcatttcagataaacaaaattattttttggtataACTACGTCCCACTCTAAATATTGCATGGATGTATTATACTAAAAAACTATTCccttttggggatgcctggatggctcagtcagttgagcatccaactcttggtttcagctcgtgtcatgatctcagggttgtggatcgagccccacattggctcgacgctcagcatggagtctgcttgtccctctccctctgctcctccccctgctctcttgcttcctctctcaaaatacataaataaaatatttttaaaaattattctttgttatatttgaatttcagataccTAACAAATATTTTAGTACAAATATATTCCATGCAACATCTGGAAATACTTATACTAAGCATCTGCATGGGATATACTCATACTAAACAATTTATTCATTGTTAAATTTAACTTTCAGATCAACCATAactaattttttagtataagtttGTCTCATGTGATCTTTGggacatatttatattaaatgtcaTACGGGCAATACTTACACTTAAAAATCACTTGTGGTCGatctaaaatgcaaatttaactgggtgtcctgtattttatcgCATGGCCCTACTAGTCTGGCTTCTGAGGTGCCCACCTGAGGGAAGTCCTCGCTGTCTGTGGCCTGCAGGGTCTGGTTGGCTGTCTCCAGAAGCTCCTCTGAGCTCTCCAAGGCCCGAGTGCAGGCCGCCAGCTGGTTCTGGGAGTAGCACAGCACCAAAGGAAGAGACACCTCACCCCACTGCATCAAACCCTCCGGGCCTCCCCACTGCCTTTGGGATTCAGGACACCACGCCTTTCTCCAACTCCCAGTGGGGGAGGTAGGGTGGAGGGAAATTGGGCCTCACCCCCCACAGTACttgagaatcacctggggatccctTTCTTAAAAACTCACATGTCCGGGCCACACCTGAACCTCGAGGCCCCCAATTCTCCTGGGATGGGAATCTGGGATGCTAGAAAGTGGTCCAGGAGGTTTTGATGCAGCCTCAGGGCCTCAATTTAGAATCTGAGATCCCACAGGAGccattgggggggtgggggttggcaaGAGATGATGCTGCCAGATATGGGGACCAGTGGGAAGGGCTGAGAAACTGGAGGCCCTGGGTGAGGactggaggggaggagcagcCAGATGCGGGGGTGGGGCCCTGGGGACAGGGAAGAGGCGGTGGAGGTGGGTGGTAGGAATAGAGATCAAGGAGAGCAGGTGGGTGGGGACTGATGGATCACAGCCAGCgaaggggcagagaagagacCAAGAAAAAGAGGAGATGAGGCCGATGACACTGGGGTGTCTGGTTCTGGACACTGCAGACACTTGCAGGCATCTCCAAGGAGCgatgtggggggaggagcaggtttGGAGGAAGATGCTGAGGCCAGATGGGCTCTGCTGAGTCTGAGGGGTGCAGTGGGGAATCGTggctgggtgggggtgtgggagagcccctcacacacacacacctgtagcTCATAGGTGCGGCTGGCGCGGTCCTGCTTTATCTTCATGAGCATGCCCTCCTTCAGCTCCtccaggagggagaagagggactGGAACTCTGCCTCCAGGTCCTCCTGCACCTTGGTGGAGTTTGCCTTGGAGAGATGTCGTGTGGTCAGAAGGGCCAGGATTGGCCAAACCCCGTGCTCACttggatggagaaactgaggcctggactTGGTCTCCAGGCCAAGTCTGACGGGCATCAGCAGGAACAGGCTaaccctcccactgccccctcccactGTCCCTTCCACCCACCTGTCCAAGGCTTCCCCACGGCCTTCCATCCCTTCTGTGGAGGTGCCTTCCTCACCTCCACGTTCAGCAGCATCTGCTTGAGGGAGTAGATGAAGCTCTGAATCTCTTCGTTCTTCACAGCCAGGGTCGTGATGATCTTCCGCAGCGCCTCCTGCCCCACGGGAAGCACGTGCAGAGGCAGGGCCGGTGAGCCCCTCAGCCGACCCGGCTCCCCCACCTGGGGTTCCCTACTCTCCCTTCCGGGGATCCAGGAGATGTGGAAGCCAGCGCGCCAGTGAGCTCGGGCACCCGCCACGAGGCAGGTCCTGGGCGAGGCTCTGGCCCTACCTTCCCTCACCTAGCAGATACCTGCTGCAagcatgcccattttacagggggtgggggggtgggaggggagggaggacacGACTGAGcctctggggaaggggcagcCCCTGGGCCTGAGCCAGCGCTGCCTCAACACAAAGCCTTCGACCTTGTTCCTATACACTGAGGGCGGGGCATGATCTGGGGTGAGGGGCTACCTTGGGGAAAGAAAACCCCAGGGGAAAATGATGCCTGTAGAAAAGGGGTTGCTAACGCGGGGAAGGGGATACCTTGGGAACAGGGATTGGCCAGAAGAAAGGAGGAACCTGGGGAACCGGTGCCTGAGAGCCCAGGtaagtgagtgggggagggacctCTGGGGGAGGGGACGCCTGGAGAGAAGGAAGCCGCGTGGGAGGATCCTGCTGGGGCCCCAACCCCGACCCAGGCCCCGGACGTGTCCCTTTCCTGGGGGTGCAGGATCGGTGGGACCACCTTGCCGAGCTGGAGGGACGTCCtccggggcagggtggggcagggtcCCGACACCTGGTCCGCAGTCCCGATGGAAGGAGTGGGGGATGGGTCGCGGCTGGGGCCGGGATACTGGGCGCGTGTGGGGAGCATGGAGGGGATGCGCCAGGACCCGGGCCAAGATGATGAGAGGTCGGGGCAACCGGGGGCGGGGGTTCTGCGTCCGGAATTAGGGGCTGGATCCCCGCGTGGTTGCGGCGGGGGTGGGGCCTCGGCCGCAAAGctgcggcgggggtgggggggctgcggCATCACCTGGTCGCCTCCCCCttgcgcccccccgccccgggcccgccccgccccgccccgctcctaCCCTCTGGTCCTCCATGGCTGCAGCCCAGgtcggcccggcccggcccgcgggccCCGCTCGCCGTCCGAGTCCTCAAGCTGCCTTCGCCGCGACCACGAGCCAATGGCCCGCCGagccctcgccgccgccgccgcgccccccgtCAGCGCTCCATCACTGGCCGCAGTGCGCACGCGCCCCCCCGCGGCATGCTGGGAATCGTAGTCCCGCGCCGGGGTctccgcgccccgccgccccccgagAGGCTGGTAGTGATGAGTGAGCTTGGTAGTGATGACTCTGCTGCCGAGAGCCCGGAGCTGAGAAGCAGGTTGCCTGGGTTCGAGCCCCGGCCCTGCCGCCCGGCCTCCAGCCCAAACCTAGTCGTGGCGCCCAAGCCCCTCCACTCTTGCACCCCTGCCGTTCCTTGGCTGCTCCCAAGGCTGGAattccatccccacccccacccccacccccaccccgtgagATCTGGCCCCCCCCCCGCTCACACTCCTTGCGTTTACTCCTAGCATTTACATCTTGCACAAGCAGATGCTCCGCATCCGatgcctcctttctctccccaagGCACAACCTCTCAGGTCTCCTCCTCCAGACGCCTCTCTGCCCCACCGGAATCCACGGGGCTCTGAATGCCTGTGCCCAGCTTGGTTTTCCCTGTCAGCCTGGGGTAGATTTATCCAGGATCCAGCCTGCGGCCAGATCTATCCAGGATCTATCCAGGATCCTCAGCATTGCCTCTCGGCGGAGGGTGGGGAAAGGGTGGAGTTTGAGAAAGTCCAAGGGAGGCGGTGGCCTGGACAGGGGAGGCGGGGAAGCTGTGTGTCCCTGGGCTGGAGTGCGCTCAGTGCCCGGCGGCCATCCTGTGGTTGATGGGAACGATGCTGGGGAGCCCATAGGCCTTCTTCCTGGGTGAGAAAAGAGGTCCTGGCACCGTGGTTGGGGTGACACCTAGAGTCCGTCATCTCCTCCCAGCCCCGGGGTGACAGATGCAGGGCTGGGAGAAATTCAGAGCCTATGTATACCCTGGCTTAGGACCCCAAACTTCTCTGCAGGCTCTGGGACTGGGGAACCCCCCATACCTGTCATGAGACCTGAAGCCGTCAGCAAAAATCtactctgaatttcatttttttaaagatttaatttatttattcatgagagacacacgaagagaggcagagacacgagcagagggaggagcaggctccctgcggggagcccgatgtgggactcaatccctggaccttggggtcatgccctgagccgaaggtagctgctcaaccactgagggcCAAATAATTGAAGCTGGGATCCCAGTCTTCAATCCAGGCTCAGGCCTCTGCTGCCCACTCCTGGACCCCACACCTGCATCACCTAACCTTCCGaccttcccccctcccaccccagctcaggTGTGTTTATATAGCACCTCCGAGAAAGATTTCCACTCACTGGGATGGGACGCATTATCCCGATCACATACACAAACTGCCcttcagattaaaaacaaaaaatcttttggGAAGCGGAGCCCTAAGCAGCATTAGTTTACAGGCCATCTGCTGTCCAGCCTCTGTGGcagtgggtgtgtgtggggggagattGTGGCAGGAGGTCTgtcatatgggggggggggttggggggcggaCCAGCCAGGACAGGGGGCCTGGTGGGCCAGGAATGGAGTCCCTGGGCACAGCGCTGGTCCCCCTGGTGCAGTTCTGGGGTGAGTCTTGGGCCCCcgtcccctctgccctccctcctgtTGTCCATCACCCCAGCAGCCTGCCCCGGGCTTGGAGCCCCTGGAAACCTCTCTCTGCTCTGCTAGGTAGGGCCTGTTTCTCTCTGGTACTCAGAACCTCACAAGGGTTGAAAGGTTCTAGCAGGATCCTCAGAGTGGGTCCCTAGGGTGAATCTCACACCACGACCTACACACCCAACTGGTGTGAGCTGGCCACGCTGGCCTCTCTCATCTCCACCCTCTGCCACATTCGCTTTCTCCCCCTTGTCCAGCCTgccagcttttctttctttattccttccttcctccttccttccttccttccttcctcctccctccctccctccctccctccctccctccctccttccttccttccttccttcttccttccttccttccttccttcctcttctctctctctttcccagcaCACCAAAGTTGATACCACCCCCAGGCccttgcacctgctgttccctctgcccagaacacTCCTCCCTGGATCTCATCTCTCTAGCATCAATGGCAATGGCACCTCAAAGGCCAGAAACTTGATCCAAATGCACCCCTTCTGGGGGCTCTGACCTCAGATTTCTCATGACCCAAAGCAAACTCTCCTACTCCAGCCCTGCTTCTCCATCAGGGTCCTCCGTCTTGGCCAAAAAGCCACTGCCATTCACAGGGTCCCTGAGGCTAAAACCCTCTTTCCGTCTCTCAGTGTAAGTCCACGCAGCTCTTCTGGGGGCaatgttcaaaatatattcagattcTGACCGCTTTTTTCCAGGATCCAAGTCCTGGTACACCCAGCCACCTGGACCCCCTGACCCCACAGTCCATTCTTACCGCAGCAGTCAgggtgatctttttaaaattttttttttttatgatagtcacagagagagagagaggcagagacacaggcagagggagaagcaggctccatgcaccgggagcccgatgtgggactcgatcccgggtctccaggatcgcgccctgggccaaaggcaggcgccaaaccactgcgccacccagggatccccctggggtgatctttttaaaacttaaatgggggtgtggggcgcctgggtggctcagttggttgagcgtccgactcttgatttcagctcaggtcatgatctcataggtcatgagaccgtgagatggagccctgggtagGGGCTCCCCACTTAGCGAGgggtctgcttggaattctctcttcctctgcgcctccccctgctggcatgctctttctctctggaataaataaaataaattaaaaaaaaaataaattggaccccgccccacccccaccctgtggtCTGCAAAGCATGTGTAAGCCGTCCTCTGTCCaattcccctcctccttctctccccttcactcactctgctccagccacaagGGCCTCCTTGCTCTTTCTCCAACACACCAGCCGTGGTtgtgccccagggcctttgcgtgggctactccctctgcctggagtgctctttctccatattttcctttcttcccacgACTGGCTACTTCTTACCATTCAGATCCCcattcaaatatcacctcctctgagaagccttccctgaccaccctccattctctctcacctcatcctcatcctccatCAGGATTCTCACTTTACTgactttctgtgtgtctctcctcccAGACTGTCAgctctgggggtgggtgggcaggggcaggactTTCTGTCTGTCTTCATCacccctgtgtctgtgtccctggTGTTCAGAACACCAGGCCTGGCACAAGCAAGGCAATATTTGTGTGCTGAGAACTGGACTTGTCACAGAGTCCTTGAAATCTCACAAGTGCCAAAAGAAAGTtaaacccatttcacagatgaagactTTGGGCCTCAGTGAGCCATGACCTTGCAAAGATCACATAGCCTTA
This window of the Canis lupus dingo isolate Sandy chromosome 20, ASM325472v2, whole genome shotgun sequence genome carries:
- the FSD1 gene encoding fibronectin type III and SPRY domain-containing protein 1, which encodes MEDQREALRKIITTLAVKNEEIQSFIYSLKQMLLNVEANSTKVQEDLEAEFQSLFSLLEELKEGMLMKIKQDRASRTYELQNQLAACTRALESSEELLETANQTLQATDSEDFPQAAKQIKDGVTMAPAFRLSLKAKVSDNMSHLMVDFAQERRMLQALKFLPVPGAPVIDLAESLVADNCVTLVWRMPDEDSKIDHYVLEYRRTNFEGPPRLKEEQPWMVIEGIRQTEFTLTGLKFDMKYMNFRVKACNKAVAGEFSESVTLETPAFMFRLDASTSHQNLRVDDLSVEWDAMGGKVQDMKTREKDGKGRTASPANSPARGVPSPKRMPSGRGGRDRFTAESYTVLGDTLIDGGEHYWEVRYEPDSKAFGVGVAYRSLGRFEQLGKTAASWCLHVNNWLQVSFTAKHANKAKVLDAPVPDCLGVHCDFHQGLLSFYNARTKQLLHTFKAKFTQPLLPAFTVWCGSFQVTTGLQVPSSVRCLQKRGSATSSSNTSLT